The Microcoleus sp. bin38.metabat.b11b12b14.051 genome segment CAAAAATCTCAAATTTTATTACCTAAAAACTGCTCCCGCTGGGTTTGGCCGTCTGAAGTTTGCCGCCAAATTGTTAACCAGCTTGCTGCAAAAACGACCTCAACGGGTTTTCTGCGGTCACATCAAACTCGCACCGCTGATTAAAACGTTATGCCAGCCATTGGGAATTCCGTACACGATTTTAACTTACGGCAAGGAAGTTTGGAAAACACTTGGGCCGCAATACCAAATAGCAATGAGACAAGCTGACAGCATTTGGACTATTAGCAGGTACACGCGCGATCGCACTTGCGAACTCAACAATTTAAATCCCGACAAATTCCAAATAGTGCCTTGTATTGTCGATGAAAATATATTTACTATCGGCTCCAAACCCGCGCATTTATTAGAAAAGTACGATCTGGTTGGTGCTAAAATATTGATGACTGTAGCCAGATTGCGATCGACCGATAGTTACAAAGGTGTCGATGTCACAATTCAAGCTTTGCCAGAAATTGCCAAAAGTTTTCCCAATGTGAAATACTTAGTAATTGGTAGGGGAGACGATCGCCCTAGATTAGCAAAACTCGCCGTCGATTTGGGAGTTACCGAAAAAGTCATATTTGCGGGTTTTGTACCGACAGCAGATTTAGCAGCACACTACCAGTTAGCCGATGCTTATGTCATGCCGTCCCAGGAAGGCTTCGGTATAGTGTATTTGGAAGCTCTAGCTTGCGGATTGCCCGTGCTGGCGGGAGACGCGGACGGGTCGGCAGATCCGCTGCAAGATGGTAAACTGGGATGGAGAGTCGATCGCCGAGATGCCACAGCAGTAGCGGTTGCTTGTGTGGAAATGCTGCGAGGAAAAGATCGAAAGTGCGATCGCACTTGGTTGAGGGAACAAACCCTGGCAAGATTTAGTTTTGAATCGCTGTGTGAATTCTTACAAGGGGTTCTTTAACCTTCTGAGTCCGATTAACTTGTAACGTAGAGAGCGGTTTCAGGGTGTACAATAGAAATATTAACTCGATCGACCGCCTGAATTTCTGAGTAGGATAGAGTTATGCCTACCGGAAAAGACACCAAAGGAGACCACCGTGAACCAAGGCACCCCCAAAATTTCTTTAAACCTACCGCGTATTAGCAATTGGCTGATACTGTTGGGCATCGCGTGTGTGTTGGTGTCAATTGGTTTGGGTTGGATAGTTAAATCATTATTGATTGTAGTAGGTTTTTTCCTGCTGACACCTGTGGTGGGATTTTTCGCGCTTCAGTGGTGGTTGAAACGCAATTTAATTCAAGGTAACTGTCCTGTTTGTCAATACGAATTGACGGGTTTAAATCAAACTCAGTGTCAGTGTACG includes the following:
- a CDS encoding glycosyltransferase family 4 protein, coding for MQGEGFFMATHPTTSDIQPASAGFVCTDAVSTTAESSCLFCFLEIFASEGGIQSYSQDILKAYLSLGAANNFPPAEVFLLRDSPDSHNPFDSKNLKFYYLKTAPAGFGRLKFAAKLLTSLLQKRPQRVFCGHIKLAPLIKTLCQPLGIPYTILTYGKEVWKTLGPQYQIAMRQADSIWTISRYTRDRTCELNNLNPDKFQIVPCIVDENIFTIGSKPAHLLEKYDLVGAKILMTVARLRSTDSYKGVDVTIQALPEIAKSFPNVKYLVIGRGDDRPRLAKLAVDLGVTEKVIFAGFVPTADLAAHYQLADAYVMPSQEGFGIVYLEALACGLPVLAGDADGSADPLQDGKLGWRVDRRDATAVAVACVEMLRGKDRKCDRTWLREQTLARFSFESLCEFLQGVL